The Ptiloglossa arizonensis isolate GNS036 chromosome 4, iyPtiAriz1_principal, whole genome shotgun sequence genome contains the following window.
GATGAGTCAAATTGTTTTCAGTTGTTGTTAGAAGACTccaaatttacaaataatattttcgatgCCACTTGTTGCTAAAAAATCTATGATTTTATTCATGCGAATGAACAAAACAAAACCCTATTATCAGTCTCCCAGTTTTTATAATGTGAAAAGGTAGCAACCTTATAACAATatgaaatatacaatattttatgcgATGAAGCAAATATCAATACGATTCACCTCTTTTACCAGCATGTAAGCGTTAGCCATTCCTTCTCGAATATCCAACGGTTGACTGTATTTTTTCCGACGTTCTTTATGCCCTCTATTTTTTTGCCTCACACTAGGACCAGGACTCACCATGTCGTATGCTGTTTCAGCAGTGCTTTGAATAGCATGTATTAATTTAGAAGTCAATTCTAATGTTGCCATTGCAGTAGAGGTGGTGAAACTGTTTGCACCTCGTTGTAATCCCCTAATGATTCTACCGTCTTtctggtactgttcaataggcAACCAAAATAAGTCTCGTATTCCTTGAACTGTAATGAAAAGACGAACTtttcatttgaattttttatattaatttattacaaaagaTTATAACTATATATCATACTTTAAATTTAGAATACCGATTAAATTATAACAAATACTTACACAATTGTACTAACGAATGCATAGGACCTACACCACCAAGTAAACTTGgaagttgatttttttttatatcctgTAACCACTCGGAAAGTAAAAATGTTAGAAGCTTATCGAATCCCAAAAGTCCATGTCGATGTGTCAATCTTTTCAGTCTTAATTCGGAACAGTTCAACTGTGCCAAGCCCATTAAAAGGCCTGCTACTGGTCCATGAGTGAGATCTACACGCTTCCCGTGATAATCTAATCTAACAAGGACTTCAGGGGAAAATATCACACTCCTGATACAAATTAAACAAAACAAAACTTTAATTATAAGATGTTACATGAACAGATTGATATTTACAACGATCATATTCATGTTTAATACGTATGCTTACCTAAAATATATTGGTTGACAATCTTCGTGAATCGCGTGCCTcattttcgtttttgttttgcTTTCTTTGATCATCAATTCATCCTCCAGGAGTATTAGTAAATTTGGGTCTATACTATCGTTTTGTGACGTATTCGTTGGCGTTGGAGTATTAGGCGCAGTATCGTTCACTGTCATGACCGGCAGATGATGCGTCGGCGTCCCTTGTTTAGGCAATGGGGAAGATTGAGGATTATTAGATGTGTTACAATTCTCTTGAATTTGCTTCGGATCACCGCTCAATTGGCTGAAAAACTCTATCAAGAACAATAGGCTGTCTTGGTCTACGTTTAGACGCAATGGCAGTAGGCTGAGTTTTAAACAACATTCTTGAGCACTTAATTTTGGATCCGGCCTGATGTGAACTGCCTTCATAACAAACATATTCGCATGAGTCTGTTTGGGTTTGGCTTTGCTACTGAATTGATATAAGAATTTATTGATCTGCGAAGACGCCAATCTATCTCTAATTTCTATCTCACTTATTAACAATATTTGTCTTGCTGCTTCTTCAGTATTTTCTGGATACACTTCATGTTGAAATCGCACTTTGTTTAATTGCAGTTCCATTAGAACATCGTGTCGACGACCAGGGCCTCCCAACGTTTGCCAGTCAATCGTTTCTTTGGATTTCCCTCGCGGTGAATTTGGGACACTTCCGAAATGTACTTCGTTCAGATTGGTTTTATTAAAAGATACTGCGTCGCACCATGGAGATCTATTCCTACAATCAAAAATTGCATAACACAATGAAGGTTTTATTTTATCGCTATTTATTAATTTGGATACATACCTTTCTTGTATTGCCGAATTAGGGAAATTTTCATTATCATTAATAGTAACATATTTCTTAATTGTTGATGATGATGTCTCGAAATCTCTTCCTCCATACATGTGCCAAATCAGTGTCATTTCGCAGAGAGTGTACCTTAAAATTGGGGTAGGGAAATGTCTAGGTGCTTTAAGCAAGTCGGTTTTACCAAGCGGAATCGCAAAGTGGTTATCTATTATTCTTAGGGACTCTTGACACAACCAACGAACTTCTGGTACCCCGTGCCTAGGCATAATCCCTGTACCTGCTTCTTCTCCTAATATACAAAAGTCTTCGTTACATTCCTCAACCTCGATGTTACATTCTGATTTAACACACGGCTCGGAAACTTTGCACATTTCAGGTATTTCTTGTGAAGGAGGGTGAGACTCGTCCGGAAAGAAAAATACTTCCACTCGATTTTTAGTTATTAATGTTTTACCATTCACAGTTGCGACTGCCCCTTTAACAGAATTATTGTTACCAATAACTATTTGATATTCATTTTAGTCTTTCAATTCTTATTCAAATTTACCGTTCACAGTTTCCTTCATCGCCTCTTCCATCAGAGTATTTACACGTTCCACTTGACTTTTGCTCAAAGTGTTAATACTCTCCTTCCCAAGAAGACTTTCTTCATCTCCGGAACTTGGTCCCATGATGCTTTCAGTATTTTCTGTATTTGGTACTAAGTCCCCATCATTGGCAAGATAAGTCAACAATTGAATAAGGGCACGACCGGAGTCTGAACATGTTCGAACATGCAAAACATTGTTGCTCGCTCTCAGATCGACTCTGGGTACTCCATCAAACATTTTATCATTTAGCCTTAATGACAATTCAAACAAACCTACGTCCATAACAGACACATAATCTCGTTTTATGTTTACGACTTTCCCCACTTTGTTAGATATGAATAATGCAATATCTTCTGCTATAAAACGTAACGTTGAAGTGTTTGTACGTGCAACAATGTTGCTGGATACGTTAAAGTTACCAAGAGTTACTATTGATCTCATTGGTAGATGAATTGGCCTAAAATCACAGAAACGTTTGATTAAATATACTTTGCAGGTGTTCTTTGAATCTATCAAGATAAGGACCTATAATCAATTGCACAATCCCAAAGATGTAAATGCAGTTCTGTTAATATTCCTGGCGGAGAATAGCCGGCAACAGGATGATTGGCTACATCAAGACAGTCCTTTAATTGTTTGAACCATGACGTACCAGTAACACACATTGTGTATCTCAATGTAGCATTTGTTATGCCCACTGCTACTGTAAAAGTCTGTTATAGAAGAAGATATGATTATTTAAccgattgtaaaaattgtatttattcaaAGCAATTATAACACAAACTTTTATACGATGAGTTTGATGAGCAGcctgtattcgaatagcaaGCATCACCATATCTTTATCATTGTGGTTTATGCCCATTACGTTCGCATCTAACTCGCTTTTATATATAGCTTTTTGACAATGTCGTGGGATAACACTGTTAATAGATCTCAGTAAAGGTGATTTTGAAGGAGTTGTCATTAAACCACAATGATCCAACGACGTTTTCTTTATCATAGCACACACATAACTCAAATTCGAGTTTCCTTTATATGCGGTTACGAAAAATATTGTTGCATCCTCTAATTGGATTATTAATTCTCCTTGTTGACCAGGAATAACATTGCACATCGAGTCTCGGACAGGAGTATACATGCAGAGAAGACCTTGATCTATATTCAAAACTAATGTCAATTTACTTTGGCCATTTCTCGATATCCTATTTTGGTGTTGTTTGCAACTTTTATCAGCTGCTGAATGAAATATGCCTTCCTCATCTGAGTCTGAGTCAGAATTATATTGAATTCCACTTTTACACGTGCTAAATCTGAAACACAAACATATTATTACAGTGAAAATTATATtgtcttttttaaatataacttaCCTAGGATAAACTGATTCTTGCAATAAGGTAGATGTCAAATTAAGACCTAAATGACTTTCCATATGTGTAGTATATTTTGGTCTTGGTGCAGATGGTTTCCATAAAAGAAGGTCAGTGTTGAATCTATTATAGAGTAATTCAAATATGTGCTTAGATGGTATTTGGACGGAAACACATGGAAAGTTGATTTCTAATTGAATTCTGGAACCACGAGTGCCATCATCCATGAACTCTAGCATTTCTTCTCGACTTCCTGGTATAATCAGTTCTTCGCCTTCTCTACTagtgtaacaaaattttatttatatatatatctatatatatatatatatatatgtatgtatatatatgttacTATATATATGTTACTTTTTATTGGACACTAAGAAATTCTATTAGATAAACCTTTGTTCTGAATCATCTTTGTCGCTCTGTATATGAAACGTATCAGATTCGTGAATAACGCGTTTCGAACTAAATGGCGATGGTTGATGTTTAAGCGTGTTCTTCAAAGCTTCGTCTAAACTGGAATCCGGTTCTCCTTCAGAACTATCTTCTAGTTGGCCGCTCATACGTTGTGGATAAATTGTAATAACTATTCGACCCCAACCAAAACCTTCGTTGACTTGAGACGACGCATTGTCCTGCTCGTCGGCTGTGACTTTACCTATGTTTATCGGCGTATCTGTCTCAGTTTCCACATATGAAAATAGCAGCTTCCGAAATTGAATTTCATGCTTCGTTACAGAATGTGGATGACTTTTCGTGGTAGAATGTATTTGTgcatctcttagtttcaaaatcatgTAATCCGTTCTTACTGATCTTTTCCACCACGGTGCCCGATTCATATCATGCAGTGGTCTTAAATCCGGTATTGGAaatctaattttaaattattgtccATTTAAATGTATAATGATTCTGTTATATTCTATATCTGTATTTATACATTACCTTAGCTTAATTGTACACAACGACGAAGATGCGTTTATTACAGCTGCAAAATCTGACGAAGTAGGATTCTCCACAGCTTGATAAAATAAGGTTTGTTGATTCTAAAagaatgtataataaaataataatataaattgtttattttaattaatacacGTATAATAAAGAACTCACGATgtctctgttttcagatacAGGATTACAAACACATATAGGCTGTGGATTCAGTAGAGCACATATCCTATCTACAATGGTTATGTCCACTTCACTTTTGCATGGTTCCAAGTCAATACTAAAAATATAGTaaatagaatataaaaattgaaatgacCAATAATTATTCCTGAATATAAATTGATATGCAAAAACTTACTCAATTTCTGTGCACGGATgtgtacattttattaattGAGTATGTCTAGCATTATGAGCATTTTCtacgtatttaaatttcattttgaagTCCGTTTTGTTGGTAAAAccaaaatttgtcgaattctcTTTTGGAAAAGTAAGTAATTCTATGTATTCTGTTGGTGGAGTTCCGTTTGCACCAGAACTGTTTGAATCAATTAAACATTCTACAATTTCTAAACTAGCTAAAGTTAATGTTCCAGATATTTCTGAAGATGATGTTGtagcctttttctttctttcaattaCTAAAGGCGCAGCAAGTAATCTGTAATAAGTAATAATGGATGAATTAAAACCTTTATATCTTTTTACATTTACTGTTACTTGTATATTGATTGTGCACACCTAATATGACTCAAATGGCAAGCGTCTAGGAGTAATTTAGATGCTTTATTAAAATCTTTATTCCCATATCCAACAGCTGCAAATATTCcgagtttattaaaaaattcctcCGCTGAATTCTTCATTTGTCGTACACTAGAACAAGTTAAACCACCGCCATCTACGCACGTAGTCAATATATCTTCGTGTAACAGAACTACAGCTATGGAAGAAACTCTCACGTGAAAGTGAGACGTTTCAGCAGAAGGACCATTATCCACACTATGTCTATGTTTACATTGCTTTGGTAAATGTGTTGCTGAACTTTTTAAGCTAACACTACTAGTCAATATACTTCCATCCATGCTAATGTTGTTACTCGTAATAGAATCACTCATTGATGCAGATCCTGGTAGTTGCATTGGTAGAAACTCCTCCTCATTATCAGATTCATCCAAAGACGCTGTTGACCAACCCTGTGTACGCTTCAGATCCTATTATTTAcgagaattttttcatttaatattttttatttgtgcTTAGTATAATGTTAGTATTGTAGTATAATTTTTATCACCATAGTACGTAATCCTTGAGTTGGATGTATTTGGTGAATAAGTTCGCGTTCTACGCGATTGAAGTCACTACCAGCCATAGGTTTTTCAATGCATTTTTTTGAGGTGATGTTAGTAACGTTTCCTAAATCTGGAGATGCAAGTCCTTGTCCTAATTCCATTAAAACATGCATCTGACGTGGACTTAAAAACGAAGTAAAAGATCCCAGAGTTACTTCTAATTCTACCTGAAGTAATTAGTTCTCCTTTACTTTTGTACCAGAAAGATTATAATCCAATAgtattatttcttatattttaaatatatataatatatattgcttaatttcaattcTTTAACTTTTACCTTTGGCCCTGAAACACTTTCTCcttgtttcaattttaatctTATTTCTTGTCTACCTGCCAACTTAGCAAACATTATAAGATTTGATCtgcttaaattattaataatattcccGTTCTGAGGTGTTTGCAAATGTTGAATAGGAGACATTTGTGCAGAAGAAAATTGACCATCCGAATTCTGTggcaaaagaataaaaaaaaaatgtttgtacttttctttttatttattttcttattaattctaataaaaaaCATTACTTTGAAATCTGGTGTGGAACATGTACTCAATGTTATTATACTATTAGAGAAAGTTTTTGTACGAGATGGAAATTCATCTGTGTGGAAAGTCACTCCCTCTAAATAAAAACGTTTTGTTGTGAATGCTGACACAACATATCCCTTTGTTGACTGACTAGGATCTAATGAAGTACTGCTTGGATCCAagcctgcttcgtctgaatacTCAAGATTCTTTATATACATTTGTATTGCAACTCCTGTCGAAGAATCTACTGGCACATGTTCCAGACGTATTACAGTATCTATAAATCTGACTTTAACTCTGCATAAAactagaagcaacagaattttttgtaATTCAATACATATAGATCATTACATTTACATCATGTGTAAATTCTTACTTGAATCTATTGTTTGTGCAAACAATTCCACTCCTACTAATGGTTGTGAATTCTCAGCATTATTAGCATCTTCTTGTAAGCATTCTTGTGCAAGTTGCATACTAGATGTCATAGAGCTCCACATAGATTCAAACATCGAAGTACCACTTTCTGCTCTTTGTTTTGGTTGAACTGTTAACTTGAGCCTGGTTACTTCTATATAACTAGCTTCACTAAGTAAAGCTGACCATGGTATACTAAGAGACATCTCCTCTACAAAACCATCAACAAACTCTAATGGCAGGTGTTGTTGTTCTCCCATCTCATTAAGTGCCTAttaccaaaaataaaaattctgatatataatttctcaagtttctctttttcatttttaacgatttcATTAGATAGAAGTATTGCTCTTATATACAGTATATAAAAAATGCATATCGCTCAAAGTAATTCCATTATCTTTATTGTCTCCAATCGAAGGCTAACAAAGAGACATGAACAAAGGAAGCAATAGTACCTGTACATCAAGGCTAACATTGGTTACACGACCAGTTCCATTGTAAAGATCCACTGTGAGCTGATCCAATGTCAGTTTCTCCTCTAAAAATTGACCAAGATATCGTTGTAGAAGATATCTACAGGCTCGTTTTTTTATCCCTTCTGAACGAGGGAAGCATCCCAACCAAGACATCTTATTTTTACGTTTGACAGTCCTAATCTATGAAAGACATGTGATTTTTCAAAGGTCTGCCTCTCGTCATGCGTCTTATGTTAGGCCTGTTATTCGGACACGATGCATAAAAAGTAATTTATCCACGTGAATTCCACCTTCCCGACACGTGTCCAGTTTAGTGCGATGATTCTAAACATAATACGatgattcagatgcaacggggttCTAGCTGCGTAATGTTTTCTTTCGGGTGCACTATGCACATATATATGCACACACGCGAGTCTGACTATCGGTCAAATACTGTGGAACAGAGCACTAGTGTCTCATTGACTGAAATCAGCTGACTTTGAAGAGAGACTTGCGTTTTCTAATGCTATTTTACTTCTATTGATGCACATTTCGTTCACTGTTTCTATCACATACAATATAGCAATTTTCTTACACTGACTTaacttacttttttttatttattaacaaggtttatgcatttttgttttaaaaagtTAAATAGTGCGCTTAGACAGATACAATAAATCAGATTAAATCGTGTCGacattattttcattaaaattttaaaaagcacTAATTACTTTAGTGCTGTTATCACTTTTCTACATTGAATATTGCAACATTGCAATTAATTTTCACTTCACGTCGTATCATtgattctatatatatatttacacacacacgcacacgcacacactaTATCGAAGCAGGAAGTATTAACGATTTCGACCATTACCCATTCCCGTTTAAATGTATTCTATTTCTAatgtagaaaaagaaatataaataatacgaaatacttttattgtactataattttttttaagtatgcATAGATCAAATGTGTCATAAGTCGGATAATACTATTTTACAATTAcagaatttgtttatttttcgtatACAAATAATTGGGACATTTGTGTCAATCACATAATATTGGattttaaatataacttttcttgttgaattataatatttatagcgtTTAGTTGCTTGAATAACTTTTTTGAAAGATAATGAAATTGGGAAGGAGTATTTTTGCAAGGTTTACCACACTGAATGTGTCTGTATTCATGCTAGTGTCTGCTTGCGCATTTATTAATAAGTTCAGATGCATTATAGTTGGACAATCTGTCATAAAAATTACTCTActgtttgttaaaaattaattaagagtAGCAGTTCTTTATTTCTACGAACGTACCGTGAAATAAGAATTCTCTTACTATTGAAAAGATGGCATTAACCAATATTTTGCTTCTTAGTCAGATATCCGGATATATCGTAGCCTATATTTTGTCACTTTGCATTATCATACCTATGAGCTTACACAGACAAGAATTTAGGTAGTTGCAGTATCAAGTAGCACAAATAATAAGTATTAGTAAGATGTACATGTAACATATCATTATTGTAACTATTTGTTTACAGAGGATATTGCCTACTATTCTCAACGGGTACTTGGCAAGAATCAGATGGACAATTTGTAGTAAATTGGGCTTCGCAAGCTTATTGCAATTATACAATAATTGTTGGTGTAATATTGTTTGTAACATCTGGAATTCAGATTTATAGACTTTCTACATTTATGTATCAAGGAGAAGATAGTTCCTTTTTGTCAGCATTTATAGATGTTATCAGTTTGATATTTCTTACAACAATTACTTTAATTACTGCAATTATTGTGACACTTGGGTTTATGACCTGGTGTCAGTGTATGACAAAAAGATTCCCATCATGTGAATTAGCAGCTGGAAATGATATTGATAAAGCCGATGGAATAGAAACATCTGGTTTCCATATAGAATTAGGTGCAGCTCAATTTGGAATCTGGACTAGTTTATCTGTTTGGGTTGGTTTATCAGTTTTTGCagtattaaaattgttacgATATCATCAACTAGAAAATATGAAAGTTTCTATGTATAGAGAACGGCAAAGATTAATAGAAGCTGCAAGGAGTAATAAGGTACAAGAATCAAATTAGGAATGTAACATGTATACTGTTTCAATTATAAGAGATGAAAGGATAATAGTATTTTGcttacattattattttttttctggaAAACATTTATATCctataaaatcaatttttcagacGCACATTTTCCAATTAATGCAATTAAAACCACATTATGATATAAATAATCGGTTACTCCAGTAGAATAGTTAAGTTCAATGAATTAAGAAGTTATATGttgaaatgaaatatatatttaaagattataatttattaGATAGTTTTTATAGTTTATACATACCAAGACTGGATAAGATTACTCAGCCATTATAGTTAATATTAccaaatattttgcaaaatagaTTTAGGATTTTTGTTTAACTTAAATTAAACTAACAAtcgttacatataaagtatttttactgtattatattctttattatttgTACATAAAATGTATTAGAATagtaacaaatataaaataatcacACATTGtaattagaaatataaattttataaatgtaaaatttacgaATATGTACAATTATTGAATGTATAGAGATTAAGAATATcatgttaaaaattatttgacttaaatatacttcaaaatatattttgtaaatatatatgcAATATATTCTCATAATATATCATATAGAATCATAACGGtgcattgaaatttattatactAAGTAGTCTAACTGAATAAATAGCATGATTTATACCTTCAATTAATTAGTGGTTCAAAATGGTTCAAATTACTCGTCTGCAC
Protein-coding sequences here:
- the Atg2 gene encoding autophagy-related 2 isoform X5; amino-acid sequence: MSPIQHLQTPQNGNIINNLSRSNLIMFAKLAGRQEIRLKLKQGESVSGPKVELEVTLGSFTSFLSPRQMHVLMELGQGLASPDLGNVTNITSKKCIEKPMAGSDFNRVERELIHQIHPTQGLRTMDLKRTQGWSTASLDESDNEEEFLPMQLPGSASMSDSITSNNISMDGSILTSSVSLKSSATHLPKQCKHRHSVDNGPSAETSHFHVRVSSIAVVLLHEDILTTCVDGGGLTCSSVRQMKNSAEEFFNKLGIFAAVGYGNKDFNKASKLLLDACHLSHIRLLAAPLVIERKKKATTSSSEISGTLTLASLEIVECLIDSNSSGANGTPPTEYIELLTFPKENSTNFGFTNKTDFKMKFKYVENAHNARHTQLIKCTHPCTEIDIDLEPCKSEVDITIVDRICALLNPQPICVCNPVSENRDINQQTLFYQAVENPTSSDFAAVINASSSLCTIKLRFPIPDLRPLHDMNRAPWWKRSVRTDYMILKLRDAQIHSTTKSHPHSVTKHEIQFRKLLFSYVETETDTPINIGKVTADEQDNASSQVNEGFGWGRIVITIYPQRMSGQLEDSSEGEPDSSLDEALKNTLKHQPSPFSSKRVIHESDTFHIQSDKDDSEQSREGEELIIPGSREEMLEFMDDGTRGSRIQLEINFPCVSVQIPSKHIFELLYNRFNTDLLLWKPSAPRPKYTTHMESHLGLNLTSTLLQESVYPRFSTCKSGIQYNSDSDSDEEGIFHSAADKSCKQHQNRISRNGQSKLTLVLNIDQGLLCMYTPVRDSMCNVIPGQQGELIIQLEDATIFFVTAYKGNSNLSYVCAMIKKTSLDHCGLMTTPSKSPLLRSINSVIPRHCQKAIYKSELDANVMGINHNDKDMVMLAIRIQAAHQTHRIKTFTVAVGITNATLRYTMCVTGTSWFKQLKDCLDVANHPVAGYSPPGILTELHLHLWDCAIDYRPIHLPMRSIVTLGNFNVSSNIVARTNTSTLRFIAEDIALFISNKVGKVVNIKRDYVSVMDVGLFELSLRLNDKMFDGVPRVDLRASNNVLHVRTCSDSGRALIQLLTYLANDGDLVPNTENTESIMGPSSGDEESLLGKESINTLSKSQVERVNTLMEEAMKETVNGAVATVNGKTLITKNRVEVFFFPDESHPPSQEIPEMCKVSEPCVKSECNIEVEECNEDFCILGEEAGTGIMPRHGVPEVRWLCQESLRIIDNHFAIPLGKTDLLKAPRHFPTPILRYTLCEMTLIWHMYGGRDFETSSSTIKKYVTINDNENFPNSAIQERNRSPWCDAVSFNKTNLNEVHFGSVPNSPRGKSKETIDWQTLGGPGRRHDVLMELQLNKVRFQHEVYPENTEEAARQILLISEIEIRDRLASSQINKFLYQFSSKAKPKQTHANMFVMKAVHIRPDPKLSAQECCLKLSLLPLRLNVDQDSLLFLIEFFSQLSGDPKQIQENCNTSNNPQSSPLPKQGTPTHHLPVMTVNDTAPNTPTPTNTSQNDSIDPNLLILLEDELMIKESKTKTKMRHAIHEDCQPIYFRSVIFSPEVLVRLDYHGKRVDLTHGPVAGLLMGLAQLNCSELRLKRLTHRHGLLGFDKLLTFLLSEWLQDIKKNQLPSLLGGVGPMHSLVQLFQGIRDLFWLPIEQYQKDGRIIRGLQRGANSFTTSTAMATLELTSKLIHAIQSTAETAYDMVSPGPSVRQKNRGHKERRKKYSQPLDIREGMANAYMLVKEGLGETANQLVRVASEEHEQKGVSGAVGGVLRQIPPTVMKPIILATEATSNVLGGMQSQLVPDTRREATQKWRQESNNEE
- the Atg2 gene encoding autophagy-related 2 isoform X2; its protein translation is MSWLGCFPRSEGIKKRACRYLLQRYLGQFLEEKLTLDQLTVDLYNGTGRVTNVSLDVQALNEMGEQQHLPLEFVDGFVEEMSLSIPWSALLSEASYIEVTRLKLTVQPKQRAESGTSMFESMWSSMTSSMQLAQECLQEDANNAENSQPLVGVELFAQTIDSILCRVKVRFIDTVIRLEHVPVDSSTGVAIQMYIKNLEYSDEAGLDPSSTSLDPSQSTKGYVVSAFTTKRFYLEGVTFHTDEFPSRTKTFSNSIITLSTCSTPDFKNSDGQFSSAQMSPIQHLQTPQNGNIINNLSRSNLIMFAKLAGRQEIRLKLKQGESVSGPKVELEVTLGSFTSFLSPRQMHVLMELGQGLASPDLGNVTNITSKKCIEKPMAGSDFNRVERELIHQIHPTQGLRTMDLKRTQGWSTASLDESDNEEEFLPMQLPGSASMSDSITSNNISMDGSILTSSVSLKSSATHLPKQCKHRHSVDNGPSAETSHFHVRVSSIAVVLLHEDILTTCVDGGGLTCSSVRQMKNSAEEFFNKLGIFAAVGYGNKDFNKASKLLLDACHLSHIRLLAAPLVIERKKKATTSSSEISGTLTLASLEIVECLIDSNSSGANGTPPTEYIELLTFPKENSTNFGFTNKTDFKMKFKYVENAHNARHTQLIKCTHPCTEIDIDLEPCKSEVDITIVDRICALLNPQPICVCNPVSENRDINQQTLFYQAVENPTSSDFAAVINASSSLCTIKLRFPIPDLRPLHDMNRAPWWKRSVRTDYMILKLRDAQIHSTTKSHPHSVTKHEIQFRKLLFSYVETETDTPINIGKVTADEQDNASSQVNEGFGWGRIVITIYPQRMSGQLEDSSEGEPDSSLDEALKNTLKHQPSPFSSKRVIHESDTFHIQSDKDDSEQREGEELIIPGSREEMLEFMDDGTRGSRIQLEINFPCVSVQIPSKHIFELLYNRFNTDLLLWKPSAPRPKYTTHMESHLGLNLTSTLLQESVYPRFSTCKSGIQYNSDSDSDEEGIFHSAADKSCKQHQNRISRNGQSKLTLVLNIDQGLLCMYTPVRDSMCNVIPGQQGELIIQLEDATIFFVTAYKGNSNLSYVCAMIKKTSLDHCGLMTTPSKSPLLRSINSVIPRHCQKAIYKSELDANVMGINHNDKDMVMLAIRIQAAHQTHRIKTFTVAVGITNATLRYTMCVTGTSWFKQLKDCLDVANHPVAGYSPPGILTELHLHLWDCAIDYRPIHLPMRSIVTLGNFNVSSNIVARTNTSTLRFIAEDIALFISNKVGKVVNIKRDYVSVMDVGLFELSLRLNDKMFDGVPRVDLRASNNVLHVRTCSDSGRALIQLLTYLANDGDLVPNTENTESIMGPSSGDEESLLGKESINTLSKSQVERVNTLMEEAMKETVNGAVATVNGKTLITKNRVEVFFFPDESHPPSQEIPEMCKVSEPCVKSECNIEVEECNEDFCILGEEAGTGIMPRHGVPEVRWLCQESLRIIDNHFAIPLGKTDLLKAPRHFPTPILRYTLCEMTLIWHMYGGRDFETSSSTIKKYVTINDNENFPNSAIQERNRSPWCDAVSFNKTNLNEVHFGSVPNSPRGKSKETIDWQTLGGPGRRHDVLMELQLNKVRFQHEVYPENTEEAARQILLISEIEIRDRLASSQINKFLYQFSSKAKPKQTHANMFVMKAVHIRPDPKLSAQECCLKLSLLPLRLNVDQDSLLFLIEFFSQLSGDPKQIQENCNTSNNPQSSPLPKQGTPTHHLPVMTVNDTAPNTPTPTNTSQNDSIDPNLLILLEDELMIKESKTKTKMRHAIHEDCQPIYFRSVIFSPEVLVRLDYHGKRVDLTHGPVAGLLMGLAQLNCSELRLKRLTHRHGLLGFDKLLTFLLSEWLQDIKKNQLPSLLGGVGPMHSLVQLFQGIRDLFWLPIEQYQKDGRIIRGLQRGANSFTTSTAMATLELTSKLIHAIQSTAETAYDMVSPGPSVRQKNRGHKERRKKYSQPLDIREGMANAYMLVKEGLGETANQLVRVASEEHEQKGVSGAVGGVLRQIPPTVMKPIILATEATSNVLGGMQSQLVPDTRREATQKWRQESNNEE